In the Neisseria sp. KEM232 genome, GCGTTTGTCTTGCAGGCTGCCTTTAATCAGCTCCATCTGTTTGGCAATACCTTCGTCGGCCACGCGCACGTCAAACCAGTCGTGCTTGCTCGGCAAGCCGGCCAGATATTCGGCAGTAATGACGCTGCCTTTGGCCAGTTTCATCGGGCCGCCGTTGGCTTTTTGGCCGACAATCATGCGCTCGATGCGGTCGAATGCGTCGTTGTCGAAAATACGCAGTTGGTCGTTCAAATCCAAGCGGTAGCGTTTGAGCTCAGCATCGATAATCGACTGGGCGCGTTTGTCGCGCTGGATGCCTTCGCGGGTAAATACCTGCACGTCGATTACGGTACCGCTCATACCTGTGGGCATACGCAGCGAAGTGTCTTTTACGTCGGACGCTTTTTCGCCGAAGATGGCGCGCAGCAGTTTTTCTTCGGGGGTAAGCTGGGTTTCGCCTTTAGGCGTTACTTTGCCGACCAGCACGTCACCCGCTTCCACTTCCGCACCGATATAAACGATGCCGGATTCGTCCAAACGGTTTTGCATACGCTCAGACAGGTTCGGGATGTCGCGGGTGATATCTTCCGCACCCAATTTGGTATCACGCGCAACCACGTTCAGCTCTTCGATGTGAATCGAGGTGTAGCGGTCGTCGGCGGCCACTTTTTCGGAAATCAGAATCGAGTCTTCGTAGTTGTAACCGTTCCACGGCATAAAAGCGATGGTCATGTTCTGACCCAACGCCAGCTCGCCCAAATCGGTCGAAGCGCCGTCGGCCACCAAATCGCCGCGCTGCAACACGTCGCCTGCCTTAACGGCAGGGCGCTGGTTAATATTGGTCGATTGGTTAGAGCGGGTGAATTTCACCAGATTGTAGATGTCCACACCCACTTCGCCGGCCACTGCCTCATCATCGTGCACACGCACCACAACGCGGTTGGCATCGACATACTCGACCACACCGCCGCGGCGGGCAACGATGGCGGTTGCCGAATCGACGGCCACGGCGCGTTCGATGCCCGTCCCCACCATCGGTTTTTCCGCACGCAGACAGGGAACTGCCTGACGCTGCATGTTCGCACCCATCAAAGCGCGGTTGGCGTCGTCATGCTCCAAGAATGGAATCAGCGAAGCCGCTACCGATACCGCCTGGCCGGTTGCCACATCCATATATTGGACACGGTCGACGGTAGCCATGATGGTTTCGCCTTTTTCACGGCAGGTAACCAGCTCGTCAATCAGACGGCCTTTTGCATCCAAGGCGGCATTGGCCTGCGCAATCACGAACCGGCCTTCTTCAATGGCCGACAAATATTCGATTTCATCAGTCACTTTGCCGTCAACCACACGACGGTAGGGAGTTTCCAAAAAGCCGTATTCGTTGGTGCGCGCGTAAACCGACAACGAGTTAATCAGGCCGATGTTCGGGCCTTCCGGTGTTTCAATCGGACAAACGCGGCCGTAGTGGGTCGGATGCACGTCGCGCACCTCGAAGCCTGCGCGTTCGCGGGTCAGACCGCCCGGGCCGAGTGCGGAGACACGGCGTTTGTGGGTAATTTCCGACAGCGGGTTGGTCTGATCCATAAACTGCGACAGTTGGCTGGAACCGAAAAATTCTTTGATCGCGGCAGATACGGGTTTGGCATTGATCAGATCCGTCGGCATCAGGTTTTCCGATTCGGCCTGATTGAGACGCTCTTTCACCGCACGTTCGACACGTGCCAAACCGCTGCGGAACTGGTTTTCCACCAATTCGCCCACTGAGCGGACACGGCGGTTACCCAAATGGTCGATATCGTCTACTTCGCCGTGGCCGTTTCGCAGCTCTACCAAAGTGGCAATAGATGCCACAATGTCTTCTACGCTCAGCACAAAACCGCCTTTTTCTGCAGCACCGGCAAAAGTTTCATTCAGCAGACGTCCGTACCAAGAAGCTTTCTGTTCGTCGCTCAGCTTCTGCTCGTAAGTACGCGTATTGAATTTCATACGGCCTACACGGGACAAATCGTAACTCTCTTCGTTAAAGAACAATCTGTTAAACAATAACTCAACTGCTTCGTCGGTAGGCGGCTCGCCCGGACGCATCATGCGGTAAATAGCAATGCGTGCGGCATGTTGGCCGTTTGTTTCATCGGTACGCAAAGTAGCAGAAATATAACCGCCCTGATCCAAGTCGTTGATATACAGGGTTTCGATTTCTTTAACACCGTGAATATCCAACTGCGCCAACAGCTCCTCGGTGATCTCGTCATTGGCGGAAGCCAGCACTTCTCCGGTATCTTCAACTACAACATCTCTTGCCAATACCTTGCCCACCAGACTGTCGGGATCGACAGGCAGGTGCTTGATGCCTGCTTTTTCGATATCTCGAATATGTTTGGCAGTAATTCGTTTACCCGCGGCAACTAGGACGTTACCCTCCTTATCGGTAATGTCCAACTTCGCGCTTTCGCCTTTCAGACGGCCTGCAACCAAATCGGTACGTACGCTGTCTTTGGAAAGGTAAAACTTTTCCTTGTCGTAGAAAGTATCGAGAATCTGCTCGTTACTGTAACCCAAAGCTTTGAGAAGAATGGTCACAGGCATTTTGCGGCGACGGTCAATACGGAAATAAAGCAGATCTTTCGGATCAAACTCAAAATCCAGCCAAGAGCCGCGATAAGGAATCACGCGCGCAGAAAACAGCAGTTTGCCCGATGAATGGGTTTTACCGCGATCATGTTCGAAAAACACGCCGGGGGAACGGTGCAACTGGGAAACGATTACCCGCTCGGTACCGTTGATAATGAACGATCCGCTTGGCGTCATTAGGGGAATTTCGCCCATATACACTTCATTCTCGCGAACTTCTTTTACCACATCCTGCTTGGACGACTCTTTATCAAGAATGACTAAGCGGATACGCGCACGCAGAGGAGCCGCATAAGTGATACCGCGCAACTGACATTCGGGAATATCAAAGAGCGGTTCGCCCAAGACATAGTGAACGAATTCCAAACGGGCATAGCCGTTATGACTCACGATTGGGAAAATCGAATTGAAGGCAGCCTGCAAACCTTCATCGATGCGCTTATCGTAGCCCTTTTCCTGTTGTAAAAATTTAGCATAGGAATCCAGCTGTGTAGCCAGCAAAAAAGGGACTTCCAAGACGTTTTCACGCTTCGCAAAGCTTTTGCGGATACGCTTTTTCTCAGTAAAAGAATAAGTCATGGCGTAACACTCCAACAAAATAATGAATAAAAAATAACCGACTAAAACGGCTCATCACAATCAAGCAGCCCGAAAAGTTTTTTCAGACATTTAAACTTACTTAAATTTTTACGGTTGGTAATTCGCAAACCAATATGAAAATTTAAGTAAATTCACCAGAACAATTCGAACAGACACAATAAGGCTGGCAGACAAGCTGCCAGCCCACAGTCAGGTAAACCTTATTTGATTTCGACTTTAGCGCCTGCTTCTTCCAACTGTTTCTGAATATCTTCAGCTTCAGCTTTAGAAACACCTTCTTTAAGAGTTTTAGGAGCACCGTCAACGATGTCTTTGGCTTCTTTCAGACCCAAACCGGTAATCGCACGAACAACTTTAATCACACCGACTTTCTGCTCACCAGCAGCAGCCAAGATTACGTCAAACTCGGTTTTCTCTTCAGCAGCGGCACCACCTGCAGCAGGACCGGCAGCAACTGCAACAGCAGCAGCAGAAACACCAAATTTCTCTTCAAATGCTTTAACCAAGTCATTCAATTCCATTACGGTCAAAGAACCAACGGCTTCCAAAATGTCTTCTTTAGTAATAGCCATGCTATTTATACTCCAAATATTGTATTAAAAAATAAATCAAATAGACAAATATCGATAGCGATTAAGCAACTTCTTCGCTTGCTTTTTTCTCTGCCAAAGCAGCCAAACCGCGTGCAAAGCCCGAAACAGGCGCCTGCATAACAAACAACAGTTTGGACAACAGCTCTTCACGGCTCGGAATAGAAGCAAGTTCAGCAACCTGAGCAGCATTCATTACTTCGCCATTATAAGAACCGGCCTTTACGACAATTTTGTCATCTTTTTTCGCGAATTGGTGCAACACTTTTGCAGCAGCAACTGCATCTTCAGAAGCAGCATAAACCAACGGACCAACCATTTGGTCTGCTAATGCTGCAAATGAAGTACCCTCTACTGCACGACGAGCCAGAGTATTTTTCAGAACGCGCAGATAAACGCCTTCCTTACGTGCATTTGCACGCAACTCGGTCATACTGGAAACACTGATACCGCGATATTCGGCAACCACGAGAGTCTGCGCATTAGCGATCGCTGCACTGATTTCCTCTACGGCCACCTTCTTGGTTTCAATATTGAGACTCAAGGTCTACCTCCCACTGTTTATCAAAAGAGTGTTATTTCAGCACTCCACCAGCGCGGTAACCTAAAAAGACATTTTGCAAACAATATTGCATTGCAATTTGTTTCAGGACTACCGTCTGCGCAGGGTTGTCACAATTAAATCTTTCGATCCCTACGGTCTTGGACATCTACTTAATATTAAGTAGCCCAAATTCAAGCAATCCAAGCGTACTTGGATTGCCCGAAACTTTTAAATGAATATTAGTTATTCACACTTGAAGTATCAACACGAACACCCAAACCCATGGTACTGGAGACAGCTACTTTCTTCAGGTACTGGCCTTTCGCAGCAGCAGGCTTGGCTTTTACAATTGCATCAAGCAGAGCATCGAAGTTCTCTTTCAAATCCGCCTCAGCAAATGAAGCACGACCGATTGTTGCATGCACTATACCCGCTTTGTCGGTACGATATTGAACTTGGCCGGCTTTAGCATTTTTAACAGCTTCAGCAACATTTGGAGTTACTGTGCCTACTTTAGGGTTTGGCATCAAACCACGGGGGCCTAAAATAGTACCAAGTTGGCCAACGATACGCATCGCATCAGGAGAAGCGATAACCACGTCAAAATTCAAATTACCTGCCTTGATATCAGCAGCCAAATCTTCAAAACCAACCACATCGGCACCAGCAACTTTTGCTGCATCGGCATTCGCCCCCTGAGCAAATACAGCCACACGGGTTGTCTTACCGGTACCTTTAGGCAACACGACCGAACCACGGATTACCTGATCGGACTTGCGAGGATCCACACCCAAATTAAACGAAACATCTACAGATTCGTCAAATTTGGCGGTAGCCGCTTTTTTTACCAGCGAAATAGCCTCATAAATAGCATATAACTTATTAGCCTCAACAGAGGAGCGCAATGCTTTCAAGCGTTTAGATACTTTTGCCATTATACAACACCCTCCACATCAAGACCCATAGAGCGGGCAGACCCTGCAATTGTGCGAACAGCCGCATCCAAATCAGCAGCAGTCAGATCAGGCTCTTTGGTTTTTGCAATCTCTTCCAATTGAGCACGCGTCAACTTACCCACTTTATTGGTTAAGGGATTAGAACTACCTTTTTGCAAACCTGCAGCTTTCTTTAACAAAATGGAAGCAGGAGGCGTCTTCATTACAAAAGTAAATGACTTGTCTGCAAACGCAGTAATCACCACAGGAATCGGCAAACCAGGCTCCATCCCTTGAGTTGCAGCGTTAAACGCCTTACAAAACTCCATAATATTCAAACCGCGCTGCCCCA is a window encoding:
- the rpoB gene encoding DNA-directed RNA polymerase subunit beta, translated to MTYSFTEKKRIRKSFAKRENVLEVPFLLATQLDSYAKFLQQEKGYDKRIDEGLQAAFNSIFPIVSHNGYARLEFVHYVLGEPLFDIPECQLRGITYAAPLRARIRLVILDKESSKQDVVKEVRENEVYMGEIPLMTPSGSFIINGTERVIVSQLHRSPGVFFEHDRGKTHSSGKLLFSARVIPYRGSWLDFEFDPKDLLYFRIDRRRKMPVTILLKALGYSNEQILDTFYDKEKFYLSKDSVRTDLVAGRLKGESAKLDITDKEGNVLVAAGKRITAKHIRDIEKAGIKHLPVDPDSLVGKVLARDVVVEDTGEVLASANDEITEELLAQLDIHGVKEIETLYINDLDQGGYISATLRTDETNGQHAARIAIYRMMRPGEPPTDEAVELLFNRLFFNEESYDLSRVGRMKFNTRTYEQKLSDEQKASWYGRLLNETFAGAAEKGGFVLSVEDIVASIATLVELRNGHGEVDDIDHLGNRRVRSVGELVENQFRSGLARVERAVKERLNQAESENLMPTDLINAKPVSAAIKEFFGSSQLSQFMDQTNPLSEITHKRRVSALGPGGLTRERAGFEVRDVHPTHYGRVCPIETPEGPNIGLINSLSVYARTNEYGFLETPYRRVVDGKVTDEIEYLSAIEEGRFVIAQANAALDAKGRLIDELVTCREKGETIMATVDRVQYMDVATGQAVSVAASLIPFLEHDDANRALMGANMQRQAVPCLRAEKPMVGTGIERAVAVDSATAIVARRGGVVEYVDANRVVVRVHDDEAVAGEVGVDIYNLVKFTRSNQSTNINQRPAVKAGDVLQRGDLVADGASTDLGELALGQNMTIAFMPWNGYNYEDSILISEKVAADDRYTSIHIEELNVVARDTKLGAEDITRDIPNLSERMQNRLDESGIVYIGAEVEAGDVLVGKVTPKGETQLTPEEKLLRAIFGEKASDVKDTSLRMPTGMSGTVIDVQVFTREGIQRDKRAQSIIDAELKRYRLDLNDQLRIFDNDAFDRIERMIVGQKANGGPMKLAKGSVITAEYLAGLPSKHDWFDVRVADEGIAKQMELIKGSLQDKREEAESLFEIKKKKMTQGDELQPGVQKMVKVFIAIKRRLQAGDKMAGRHGNKGVVSRILPVEDMPYMADGRPVDIVLNPLGVPSRMNIGQILEVHLGWAAKGIGERIGRMLDEQRKVKEIRKFLDTMYNGDLGGPDMHKEDLSKLSDEEILTLARNLRNGATFASPVFDGAHESEIKAFLELAYPSDDPEVQKLGFNDTKTQITLYDGRSGEPFDRKVTVGVMHYLKLHHLVDEKMHARSTGPYSLVTQQPLGGKAQFGGQRFGEMEVWALEAYGASYTLQEMLTVKSDDVNGRTKMYENIVKGEHKIDAGMPESFNVLVKEIRSLGLDIDLERH
- the rplL gene encoding 50S ribosomal protein L7/L12, encoding MAITKEDILEAVGSLTVMELNDLVKAFEEKFGVSAAAVAVAAGPAAGGAAAEEKTEFDVILAAAGEQKVGVIKVVRAITGLGLKEAKDIVDGAPKTLKEGVSKAEAEDIQKQLEEAGAKVEIK
- the rplJ gene encoding 50S ribosomal protein L10 produces the protein MSLNIETKKVAVEEISAAIANAQTLVVAEYRGISVSSMTELRANARKEGVYLRVLKNTLARRAVEGTSFAALADQMVGPLVYAASEDAVAAAKVLHQFAKKDDKIVVKAGSYNGEVMNAAQVAELASIPSREELLSKLLFVMQAPVSGFARGLAALAEKKASEEVA
- the rplA gene encoding 50S ribosomal protein L1, which gives rise to MAKVSKRLKALRSSVEANKLYAIYEAISLVKKAATAKFDESVDVSFNLGVDPRKSDQVIRGSVVLPKGTGKTTRVAVFAQGANADAAKVAGADVVGFEDLAADIKAGNLNFDVVIASPDAMRIVGQLGTILGPRGLMPNPKVGTVTPNVAEAVKNAKAGQVQYRTDKAGIVHATIGRASFAEADLKENFDALLDAIVKAKPAAAKGQYLKKVAVSSTMGLGVRVDTSSVNN
- the rplK gene encoding 50S ribosomal protein L11, which translates into the protein MAKKIIGYIKLQIPAGKANPSPPVGPALGQRGLNIMEFCKAFNAATQGMEPGLPIPVVITAFADKSFTFVMKTPPASILLKKAAGLQKGSSNPLTNKVGKLTRAQLEEIAKTKEPDLTAADLDAAVRTIAGSARSMGLDVEGVV